The following nucleotide sequence is from Oryzias latipes chromosome 20, ASM223467v1.
aaataaagaaaactgtgaTTCTGACCCTATGTGGTCAAAAAGTTCATAGGGAACACTACATAATAAAccataaaatgtcattttagttGAACGTTTATTCatataaacatttacaaaacgCATCAAGAGATATTACTGTTATTTAAGTTTCACATTCGTTTTCAGTGCTgccgtaaaaaaaacaacaactgggTAACAGGAGGGTAACCATGAGGAGAAACCCGCTATCTCTAGTGGTTTTAGCCACAGAgtgaggaggaagagcagctcGGGTGCCTCTTCACTCGTCTCATCAATGCAGCTTTCATTCTCTCTCGGCGGGTCAAAATGGAAGCTGTACAAAAGGACCGCTGGTACTTGCTGGTACTCCTCTTTCTGACTTTTATCAAAGGTATGCAGATGAAAtatgtactttttcttttcctatctTCTTGTCCAAGTGTTTTTAATGAACAGGATGCCATTTATCAGTTATTTTAACAAAGGTTTCGAGTGTTTCATCATCAGATGGCTTAATTTAGGAATACATTGGTTCAATAGCAGGaacgtttttttcctttttttggtcagaatttaagaagaaaaaaacatggcaCCTGCTGTAACAGTTTATGTAAGCGGTTTCTGTGAGCCGTCTTTCAGTTACTTAAGTGTTATTAGTCAAGGGTGAGCCTCACTGTTGAACCCAGTGCCAATCAAAGATATtcctttttgtaatttaaattcACGGGACTTGTTTAAGGTTTTATTCTGGTAACATTTTATAATAAGGtaccttttattaatgttaatatGTAAGTAATCATTGTTTAACCATTAAATAGCGTGTTAACAGACACTTTTATGCATTACTAAGTGTACTATTTAATTTATTAGTTAGCAGTTAACTAATGTTTATTATTCAACCCTAATGAATGTATAGCAAAGCATTAATAAAAGTTTCCCTAAGCAATTGCATAGTGTTATGTGTGCATTGACAGCACATTAGTTAACAGATGTGATGGTTGTTTGTTTggagctcttattttgaaatcatcttttttttttcttctgtcaaaatgaattattttactCTTGATTTTTCGCTGGctgtaataaagttttattgtaTGCCACGCATTTctgtccagctgctctgctgcagagAGAGGTCGAGGCGGTCCGGCTGGAGGAGGGGATGGTGCTCAGCTGCTTGTGTCCATGGAAGGGGAACCTCAGCATGGTGTCTTGGACAAAAAAGCACGAGAACAATCCGGTGGCTGTATTCCATCCGGAGTTTGGCAAGTCCTTCTCCCACCGCTACAGAGACAGAGTGGAGTTCCTGAGGACCGCGCCTCTGGACGGAAGTATTTCCATAAAGAACGTCACTCATCAGGACATTGGGAACTACCAGTGTTCGGTCCAGACGTTCCCTCAGGGACCCTGGACCACAGACATTCAGGTGGAGGATTTAGGTAAATAGTCTAGATCTATGTAAAAATGCATCACCTGACCAATCCGTGACTCCAAGACTGAAACTGATACTGCTTCCTCCTGTTCAGATGAGCCTCCAAGTTTCAACATCACAGATCTCGCTCTCCCAGAGGAGGCTGTGACAGTCGCACAACTGGTAGAAGAGGAGAACAACAACCTGACCATCAGGTGTATTCACCCACACAATGTAACCATCATCAACCAGGTGATTCTGGAGAGGAAGCTGCATGAGCAACTCTGGACCATTATTGGTGTCTGCAAGCAAGTGGACGGAGGCCTGCTGAGCGAGGACTACTCCGACAGAGGCAGAGTGGACTGCGCCGACAGCCTGGAAGTCAGCCTGCACCTCACTGGTATTGCACAGGAAGACGGTGGTTTCTATCGCTGTACCTTCAATACAGATGTGGGTGTGCGGACCTACACCATACAGCTCAGTGTTTCCCCTCAAggtacaacaaaaacacacatttcaaggcatcacctttttttctctctttcagcTGAAGAGACGCAAAAAGCACTTAAAAATAACCCTAAGctgtttttattgaattttaaatgattattgtTCATCTGAGCTTTAAGTTCGACAATTGAAATGgacattaaattgttttttttcacaagaaaTCCATATTTCTGATCTTTTAATTCACTTAGTTGGCAGATTTGCTCTAAATTCAATGGTTTCATTCTATCATCAGGTGGATTCAGCTTGAAATTATACATGATGTACGTTTACATCGGGGCTGGAGCTTCTGCAGTTCTTCTCCTCATCATCATTCTCATACTGGCGATGAAGCGCAGGTAAGAACCAAACCCGACGGCTGGAAGATGCAGATGAAATCCCAAAAGACTCTTCTTGGAGGTTAGCCATGAAGACAAGAGGCTGAACGTTGATCAGCATCAGTGGTGCATCCAGAAATGTTTCATAGGAGTCACCCAAATGGTGCTTTAATGAGCCTTAATAAACATtcttaaataataaacattatttCTTGTGTAAAGAATAAATTCAGAGAATATATTTTTCACATGTagacaaaatacaataaaaacgcATATTATTAATCTGTTTAGATTAAGCTGTAAGTAAGAGGATTTCCAAATATaggaagaataaagaaaaaaaaacttaattcaaTGTTAATTGATTTGGCctcttaattttattatttgtgccatttttacAGAAATGGGGAAACTGCATGATTTTCATCTCTGTAGCCAGAAGCCAGGTGTTGGTCACTGCTTTGCTACTGCATgagaaacaaagcaaaagttaaataaatgtatgctCTCAGATTTTTTTGGGACCATGCAGTGATCCAGAAAATTGTCTTTGTCATTCTCTGTGTTCTGTTGTTCATGCTGAAGCCATTGCAGACAATAAAGGCTAGAAGTAGAGCCTTTAAAATGACACTTCTCTCCCCTAACCACAGTCATAAATAAGTCTGTGCGTCACACAAACCTCAGCcttaaccaaaaaaacaaattataacGTTATTTTGCAGGGGCATAGCATTGGTTcaacttttttcattaaaatcagtacttagcggctgggtagctcggttggtaaggtgggaagctaccacgcaggaaaccagggttcgattcccggaggggaatgagcaatggtactgggggcaattaccatatcaatggcgagcagtaaacatcacccagtgagggtccttaggcaagacccttaacgctactgcctcccgagcgcggttttggctgcagctcaccgctccccaaggggatgggtcaaatgcggagaaagaatttcccttcgtgggataaaatacagtgtataaaaaaaaaaaaaaaaaataatgataaaataaaaaaaataaagtattgtatTGAAATACTTTATCTGACATCTTTTCAATGCATTTAAATTGAAAGGAAGTGATATTGATAAATTCCTATTAGCATAATCTTTTAAAATCCTAAATTAGGCTGCAATTTTCTACAGGACCCTGGACattcaaagaaacagaaatgaatgttccctcaaatttgtattttgtagccacaaaaaaagccttttttaagcattttgtatgacaaattagtattttcttGGCAAACATTGGCatcttgtgtgcacaaattagttTTCTGTAGGTAAAAATTTTTTTGAtgacaaattagcattttatttaattgcatttattatttattctgggcacaaatttgtattttacgGGCAAAACGtagtattttattaaaaacacaaataagcattttgtgtgcacaaattggTATCTTCAATTTCTACAACTAATTTATgctactttttctttaaactaaaataataataagatacCAATTTGTGGCCATGAAATATTCAATTGTGGCCTCAAATTGCTCATTCGAGTGCACAAAAATCGAATGCGTCGCCCCAATTTATTAATTTGAGGGAAcaatctttaactttttttaagatTGCTCCAtcgtttcttgttttttcttgacTTTTTAGCAAACTGCATTTCATTTGCTCATGACTGCCCCTACAGGTCTAAATGAGAACTGCAAACACACATCTAACCCAACAGTTAAAATTGGTGTGTGCCCTCGTTGTTCAGCTTTCGGCTTGTCCCgtttaggggtcgccacagcaaagtCCTCCAGCTCCCTGAGTGTATTCCACAAAATTATCattcgtttaaaaaaaagttatgctgTGACACTTATAGCATTTATAAAGTAGAATGGACTGGAATAGAAACATTAACAGGGTttcaaagggtt
It contains:
- the cd226 gene encoding CD226 antigen isoform X2 — protein: MEAVQKDRWYLLVLLFLTFIKAALLQREVEAVRLEEGMVLSCLCPWKGNLSMVSWTKKHENNPVAVFHPEFGKSFSHRYRDRVEFLRTAPLDGSISIKNVTHQDIGNYQCSVQTFPQGPWTTDIQVEDLDEPPSFNITDLALPEEAVTVAQLVEEENNNLTIRCIHPHNVTIINQVILERKLHEQLWTIIGVCKQVDGGLLSEDYSDRGRVDCADSLEVSLHLTGIAQEDGGFYRCTFNTDVGVRTYTIQLSVSPQGGFSLKLYMMYVYIGAGASAVLLLIIILILAMKRRKQSKRVEYRVKLHPSQRQKWRQWHRQ
- the cd226 gene encoding CD226 antigen isoform X1, which gives rise to MEAVQKDRWYLLVLLFLTFIKAALLQREVEAVRLEEGMVLSCLCPWKGNLSMVSWTKKHENNPVAVFHPEFGKSFSHRYRDRVEFLRTAPLDGSISIKNVTHQDIGNYQCSVQTFPQGPWTTDIQVEDLDEPPSFNITDLALPEEAVTVAQLVEEENNNLTIRCIHPHNVTIINQVILERKLHEQLWTIIGVCKQVDGGLLSEDYSDRGRVDCADSLEVSLHLTGIAQEDGGFYRCTFNTDVGVRTYTIQLSVSPQGGFSLKLYMMYVYIGAGASAVLLLIIILILAMKRRKQSKRVEYRVKLHPSQRQPNIYENVCVHHRTKKKPRQLRNNPVYANLQAVRSLQSRRQNRPL